One segment of Chionomys nivalis chromosome 3, mChiNiv1.1, whole genome shotgun sequence DNA contains the following:
- the LOC130871895 gene encoding olfactory receptor 5K3-like, which produces MAENNYSVTTEFILVGFSDHPDLKTLLFLVFSVIYLVTMIGNLGLVVLIYMERRLHTPMYIFLGNLALMDSCCSCAITPKMLENFFSVDRKISLYECMVQFYFLCLAETTDCFLLAAMAYDRYVAICNPLQYHTMMSMKLCLQMTLGAYIAGNVHPMVEVGLLLRLKFCRSHVIKHFFCDVLPLYRISCTDPHINELILFILAGSIQIFTIIIVLVSYFYILFTIFKMKSKEGRGKALSTCASHFLSVSIFYGSLLFMYAQPHSVNEGDKDIPVAIFYTLVIPLLNPFIYSLRNKEVINVMKRTMKKR; this is translated from the coding sequence atggctgagaacAACTACTCGGTGACAACAGAATTCATCCTGGTGGGATTCTCAGATCACCCAGACCTGAAGACCCTCCTCTTCCTCGTTTTTTCTGTCATCTATCTGGTCACCATGATTGGAAATCTCGGGCTGGTGGTCTTGATCTACATGGAACGTCGTCttcacacacccatgtacatCTTTCTGGGAAACCTGGCTCTCATGGATTCCTGCTGCTCTTGTGCCATCACTCCCAAGATGCTAGAGAACTTCTTTTCTGTGGACAGAAAGATATCTCTCTATGAATGTATGGTACAGTTctattttctctgtcttgctGAGACCACAGACTGTTTTCTTCTGGCAgcaatggcctatgaccgctatgtggccatatGTAACCCATTGCAGTACCACACCATGATGTCCATGAAGCTCTGCCTTCAGATGACCCTAGGAGCCTACATAGCAGGAAACGTGCATCCTATGGTTGAAGTGGGGCTACTGTTGAGGTTAAAGTTCTGTAGGTCTCATGTAATCAAGCACTTTTTTTGTGATGTCCTTCCATTATATAGAATCTCTTGTACTGATCCACATATCAATGAgctaatattatttattttggcagGGTCAATTCAAATCTTTACTATTATCATAGTTCTTGTgtcttatttttatatacttttcactatattcaaaatgaaatctaaagagggaagggggaaagccTTATCAACTTGTGCATCTCACTTTCTTTCTGTATCAATATTCTATGGTTCCCTTCTCTTCATGTACGCTCAACCACATTCAGTTAATGAAGGAGATAAAGATATACCTGTAGCTATTTTCTATACCCTAGTAATTCCTTTATTAAACCCTTTCATTTACAGTCTGAGAAATAAGGAAGTAATAAATGTGATGAAAAGAACCATGAAGAAGAGATGA